AGGTCTGAATATCTCACACATGGTGACAAGTAAACACAGCACAGGGGGCAATATGGTACATAAAACTGCTgagcataggtcggcgaactcgtTCATGAGTCGACTCATTGAGACTCACGCTTTGATAGAGCCTTGAGCCTCAGCCGGGGTGAGTCCGGATGAAAATctttttgtgagtgtgagtgcGAGTTAGTTCAGCTCGGGAAACTTAGATTAGTCTGTGCCTCAGTGAGTTCAGAGCTCAAGATATATCACCTTAAAGCGTAAGCTACACATTTTTTGTGCCGCTGCTTAAAGTTATTGCTGCTGAAACTTccgaaaaataatttttttcagatACGCAATGTGCAAAAGAACGTATCTCGCAATATTAATTTTGAGTTCACTCTTCACACTCTTTAATGGACTTTTCATTTTAATGACTCAACACATATTGAAGTACAGTAACAACGCACAACATACGCAAATTATTGAGAAAACGGAGCTGGGTAAGTGTTATAACGCCAATTAAGCTACAAATATACTTTCACATAAGAGCATTAAGTCTTTCCAACTTTTTCTGCTACAATATTTTCCCAGAAAACAATTCTACGAGCTAACAGCTAACTTAGCAGGAAGTGTCAGTGGAAAAATAAATTTACGCTCACTTGGTTTCTGGTTCACTATTTACGTGCAAGTTTGCAAACGATTATGTAAATTTCCTGCGTTTTGTTCGACAGATTCACCACAAGAAAGTTCCTTCATGGATGGTGCGCGAAGTCAAGCAGCTACATTTTTGGCCAAGAAGCCTATCGCAGCAGATACAAATCACTCCACCCTAGACGGACCCCTGCCAGTTGCCTTTAAGTCTGCCCTTGATAAATATGGCGTCGTACCAAACAACAACGTGAACATTGTTGCAATCATCGCGTATTACCGATCCGGGTCAACATTTTTTGGCGAGTTACTGTCTTCTGCACGAAGGACATTTTTTCACTTCGAACCCCTTATGCTATTCACTGTGAGCGGGGGCATTCGACCGGGGCGGGAGCACCATGCTTTCCAGCTGTTGGACTCCCTCGCCAGATGTCGTTTTGAGCCTCTCTACACAGCGTGGCTGGAGAGCACGCGTTACTACAAGTTCAATCACTTCCTGGCTGATATCTGCCAAGGTGGGGATTCATGTTCATCGCCGAGTCACCTTACCGCATTGTGTTCAAGAGCCGAAGCTCAAGTGTACAAGTTTACAAGGCTTCGCGTCAGTCAGGTGAGATTTGCATATAATCATGAAGATAATGGTGCCGCACAGAATATAATTACCGTTTCTTGCTCTCAACCTAAACAAGCACATGAAAAATGAGAACTCACATTATCTAGAATTGAATTAGGTTCCGTATATGTACACCCATCAGCGATCACCGTCAGGCTAAAGTAGCACGTCTAGATGTGCTCTTCCACTATTGGGGGAATACATTGGCTTTGTGAGCACCATAATTGTTCAAACTTTACTCATCACCAGCATTCTGTAGCGTGCAGCAATGGATCGTTTTCTGTGAAATGCGAGGCTATTCGACTCTGTTTATCACTTCTGACGGCACCACGCGAATGTACAATGTTAGTAACTAATAAGTTAGATACTACAACAAGGCTTTTTATATAAAATGAAATACATTTTGGCTTTACCTATAGTTAGCTACCAAACTGGAAGCACAGCTCCTCATACCCTTACGGCCAACTCAATAACGAAATGTTTGCTTATGTTGGCATGCCAACAAAGAGCATAGAAAAAACATAAATGACCATTCTTTACATCAAAATCATTTCATGTCGTCCTCTACGACATGACGCCCAGCAACCCGCTCATTGAGCGCTACCTCTAGTTTGGCCAACTTAACGTATCTTGAAATTACCAAGGCATGATAGCAGCGCATGACTAACATAAAtaactgcacaacaagaaactcatgTTATCCACGCCATGTACGTTgttacatctatctatctatctatctatctatctatctatctatctatctatctatctatctatctatctatctatctatctatctatctatctatctatctatctatctatctatctatctatctatctatctatctatctatctatctatctatctatctatctatctatctatctatctatctatctatctatctatctatctatctatctatctatctatctatctatctatctatctatctatctatctatctatctatctatctatctatctatctatctatctatctatctatctatctatctagccgcttacgacttttagctttcgtggtcgtttcgataatgctatcgataccagacttggtatggcataacatgactgtatggagaacatatttgactagtcataacctgaaaatcatgaaatgtatgtcaagaATTCCATTATTGACATTTCGTAGTCCTCGAGCTCTTGCAcgggttttgttcacatggcatgttgcaaaactggtatggtgtgacatgattgaatgacgaacacaagccacagtccttaacatgaaaatcatgacatggttGCCATGTATTAACATGACTACGTTTTACCCTCATGATGCAcctgtggccgttttgctagcgtcatttatacctaatttggtattacgggacgtgaatgaatgacgaatctATGATACTGGTGCAGACAGTTTAAACGtgatatgcctgtcatgtaacaacatggctacatttACGGTGATGAtacgctagcggccgtttcgctagctttatatatatgccaaatttggtattacgtgacgccaagtGATGGCGAAGGTAAGTCTtagtgcaaacattataatcatgagatgcgtgtcataggagaacatgactacatgccacagtcaaggcgccaatatatttggacgtgacgcggtgtgcgtgctcgctggcgtttgTTTGCGTGAtgtgcgtgctcgctggcgttcactaaaatactcggctgctgacccgctggtcgctaGATCGATTGAGGTGGAAATGAAGGTggaatggaggtggaaatgttgtaggcccatgtgctcagatttggctgcacgttaaataacctcaCGTTGTCGAAACcttcgtagccctccactacggcttctctcatagtcatatgtagtttcgggacgttaaattctacatataaatcaattaagCAATCAATCTCTTTTGGAAAACGTACAATGTGGTACTGAAAGATAAGTAGGCGCACCTAAATCAAAGAAGGGCTCAtcctaagaaaaaaaatcagtttaCTTACATCATTCAAGGAGATCCAGTTGCTGCGCTTTATCTGTCTGATAAAGGCGAAGCGAGCAGCGTGCTACCCCTGTCAAGCTGTCACAATGCTCAGACTGAGTGCGTGGTGGATTTAAGAAAACAGCCCCCCTTACCGTTTATCACTACATACAATTAGCTAGCCTTCTGTAAGCAAGCATATAGACATGGTTCAGAGTGTGATAGAGTGCGCAGGCGCACTACGGTGCCTCGACACTATATACTGAACGTCAGACGAGGTGGCGATGTAGATTTATCTGATTACCGTCGATGTACgtgcgtcccgacaaattttgtCAATGGGTGTACAATGCGAAGGTTACTAAAGCTTAGAAGAAAGGAGAAGTAACGGTGCTTTTGATAGTGTAGGGCGACTTAATAACAGTTTACGACACCTATGCAAGAAGATGCCTTTTTTCTGAGGTTGAGGAATGGGTTGTTTGTATTGAACATTACTTTGTTGAGGTACGTAGAAAGTGTCAGTGCCAAACACAAGGAATATAAGGCGGTCACAGATTGAAAGTTTTCGTCCTTTGTCTAGAACCGTGAAGCACATTTCGCTGCTTTACATGCCAACGTTTGTAGTGAAATATTTGAATTTTAAATTATATGAACATATTAAAAGTGAGCAAAAACTGAGGAATGCTATATAGAAAACCTCACTTCTCACGAATCCGAAGGCTAACCTATCGTAACGTGCATATGATTATGCACGTTCTGCACATatcatttttgtattttttctatacTTTTTGCCTACTATTGGGTAAATTTTATGCACAAAATTTTTTTATAACAGCTTTATGTACACTCTTTTTATTTGGATTATCTTACTTTATGTATGATTGCACATACACTCCTTGATTTGAAAGGGCTTCCGCACGTCATATAGGTACGACCATATTGTTTTCACTGTGCGTGAAAATATTAAAGTTTATTGTTCTAAAATTATTTCATCCCCTGTTTCTCCTTATAATACCCAACGGacctatttttattttattttattcagttaccctcaaggcccgagggcattacagaggggagtgggtacatacatacatgtacagcatacaaagcaaaatacaacaactgaaaaattgcaatcatcacttgctacagggttgaactgaggctacgtacaaataaaattagtgacGGCAGTTTGAAATAAAGCGGCATCTTTTATACCAACAATATCACAAAGAAGATGATTCCAACATAcagatgtttttggcacaaatgaatcatgaaaacacttggtgtgcgctaaaggaagtcctacattatggcgatgatcaatgcgagtggaAACGTAAGTTGGTTGGGCCAATAATCTGCTTCTGAGTAACGGATTGGTGAAGTAAATTTTATAGAATATACACAGCCGAGACACTTTCCTGCGTAGAGACACTAGGGGTAATGCTAGTGTAGTTTTCATTGATGTGACGCTCGAGGtgcgatggtaatttgaaaggatgAAGCGCGCTGCCCGATTCTGCACTTGTTCTAATTCATAGATAAGCGAGTCATGACCAGGGTCCCAAACAGATGCTGCATATTCTAATCTGCTACGTACCAATACTTTGTAGAATAGGAGTTTCAAGGAAACGGGTGCCTGATTAaaatttcttcgaaggtaacccaacgtgctattagctttacccgcaatatattcaatgtgtgtcttccaagacaatgtagaagttatgtggatacccagatacttataagaatttactacttcgagaagaacattattaatatgatacgacctgatactagtgctgtgttagttaacatgcatgtacttgcatttgttaacgtttaacgccatgccccaagtctcacaccattcctgaacccgatccatatcagcctgcaattctagaacgtctgaatgacccttaattgcccgataaattacgcagtcatctgcgaaaagactcactgaagaagtaatgtttagaggcaaatcatttatatagaccagaaagagcaatggtcccaacacggagccctgtgggaccccagagccaaccgggaccctgggcgaatcaaagttattaacagttacaaattgggaacggttactgagaaaagcaatcacccacgcgaggacgttatcatctatattgaggctccgtaattttaaaatgagtaaatcatgaggtactttgtcaaacgcttttgagaaatctaaaaagatACAGTCAATGGGTGTGCCGTTGTCGAGAATAGAATGCAAATCATGTATAAAGCATATTAGTTGCGTTTCACAGGAAAAgtttttacgaaatccatgctgcgaaTCAGTAAAGAAAGAATCGCCCTCTAAAAATTTTACAAGCTGCGAATAAATTACGTGTTCCATAATTTTGCATGGTATCGAAGTGATTGATACTGGTCTGTAATTTTCCGGACAAAGTTTATCACCTGACTTAAAGAATGGAAAAATTCTTCCCACACTCCAATCATCCGGAAGACAGCCCGCTTCCAGAGATTGCTCAAATATTTTTGTTAAGATTATGGCGCTGTAGACTTTAGTGTTGATTAAAAACTTGGAAGTAATGTTGTCAATTCCGGCGGAAGACGAGATTTTAagattttctattattttttgtacACCTGCTGTGTCGAAACGAATTGCTTCCATCGGGAGATAACCACTAGCTTGACAAACAGGGTTTGAACCTTTGTTGAGGAGACCTGACACTGCCGCCGCGAAGGTGTCACAGAGAATAACAGCGCAGTCATCTTTGTGGATTACCCCGTCTGAAGTTTTAAGTGTTATTTCGCGAGTATCTTTTTTATTCACCACCCTCCAAAATTGTCTCGGGTTGTTGGCTAACATATTTGGGAGTGTGTTATTAAAGTAGGTTTCCTTTGCTGCTTTTGTGGCCCTCctatattccccattagcaacgtAGTAAGAATCCCATCTGGCCTGCGAGTTAGAAACTTTAGCGGACCGAAACAGCCTTTTTTCTTATTAGCCAACCTTTTCAAAGATTGGCTATACCAGGGAGCATGCTTGTTGGTGGTGACTAGCCGCAGGGGAACAAACGTTTCAGTCAG
Above is a window of Rhipicephalus microplus isolate Deutch F79 chromosome 1, USDA_Rmic, whole genome shotgun sequence DNA encoding:
- the LOC142799399 gene encoding carbohydrate sulfotransferase 1-like; the encoded protein is MCKRTYLAILILSSLFTLFNGLFILMTQHILKYSNNAQHTQIIEKTELDSPQESSFMDGARSQAATFLAKKPIAADTNHSTLDGPLPVAFKSALDKYGVVPNNNVNIVAIIAYYRSGSTFFGELLSSARRTFFHFEPLMLFTVSGGIRPGREHHAFQLLDSLARCRFEPLYTAWLESTRYYKFNHFLADICQGGDSCSSPSHLTALCSRAEAQVYKFTRLRVSQVQSWIERNQEIAHSIRVVHLVRDPRGIYFSRRGLRWCTDNEHCGSAAALCEQMRSDLDAFGNLTRRLRDDRTYQMRFEDLAADTMNATEHLFEKLGLDFTSSVSEYIRNHTRATAAQMKDAHSTWRNTKEVADRWKQRLSIRTIREIENTCSDVIQRLGYRLF